AACAACCGCTACGTCAACGACGAGAAGATCTGCCTGGCGCTGGCCTCGATGTGGGCCAAGATCGGCGTCAACACCAAGGTGGCGGCCGAGTCGATGAGCACCTTCATCCAGAAGGTGCAGAACTCCGACACCTCGGCCTACATGCTGGGCTGGGGTGTGGCCACCTACGACGCGCAGTACTCGCTGCAGTCGCTGGTGCGCACCCGCACCACCGGCGCCGACGGCAACTTCAACTTCGGTCGGGTCAGCGATCCGGCGCTGGACAAGCTGGTTGACGGCATGAAGGTCGAGACCGACGTGGCCAAGCGCAATGCGCTGATCAAGGACGCCCTGGTGCGCACCCGCGACGAGCACCTGGTGCTGCCGCTGCACCACCAGATCCGGCCGTGGGCGATGGTCAAGGCGGTGGACACCATCCACCGCTCGGACGACCGGCCGCAGGCGCGGTTCACGAACTTCAAGTAAGCCTCGACGAAGCGCCCACGGCGCTTCGCTGCTTGTTCGAAGCGCCAACAGCGCTTCGCTGCTTGTTCAAGACGCCCTGCCCAGGGGCGCCCCGCAGCCCTCAGGCGGCGAGCGACGACCGCAGCACCCGGCCCGCCTGCATCAGCAGGCGGATGCCGGTGTCGGGCCGGGCGAGCATCGAGACATCCTCGGTCGGATCGCCATCCACCAGCAGCACATCGGCCCAGGCGCCGGCCACCAGCTCGCCGGCCTGGCCTTCCAGGCGCATCAGGCGGGCCGCCTCGATGGTGGCGCTCTGCAGGATCTGCACCGGGCTCAGCACCGCGCTGCGGATCGTGAACTCCTCGCTCTGGCGGGCCTGCATGTGGCCCAGCAGGTCGGTGCCGAAGACCACCGGCACGCCTTCGGCCATGGCGATGCGCACGGCCTCGAGGCCGCGGCCCTTCACGCGGGCCAGCTTGTCCAGCATCTCGCCGGTCCAGCCCAGGCGCGCGCCTTCATCGGCCAGTGCGGCGTAGGTGGCCAGCGTGGGCACCAGGTAGGCGCCGTGGCGCTTCATGACGCGTGCGCTGGCTTCGTCGAGCAGGTTGCCGTGCTCGATCGAGCGCACACCGGCCTCGACGGCGCGGGTGATCGCGCGCGGCGAGTAGGCGTGGGCCATGGCATAGAGGTTGGCGGCCTCGGCCTCCTCGCAGGCGGCGCGCAGCTCATCCAGCGCGAACTGCGTGCCTTCCAGCGGATCGGCGGGGCTGGAGATGCCACCGCCGGCCATGATCTTGATCTGGTTGGCGCCGGTGCGCACCTGCTCGCGCACCGCG
This portion of the Aquabacterium sp. OR-4 genome encodes:
- a CDS encoding metal-dependent hydrolase family protein, encoding MTRLTISDVRPFDSVRGTLGPLSTLVIEHDRLAAVLPHSGQGAPTVDDVAQRIHGGGRVALPGLIDAHVHVTAASHDLTALGLQPASLIAAESGAIMRGMLQRGFTTVRDAAGADAGLQTAQQKGLFEGPRLYIAGFPICQTGGHADMRPRAVRQRDWFCSCAGLGLLGAIADGVGEVRRAVREQVRTGANQIKIMAGGGISSPADPLEGTQFALDELRAACEEAEAANLYAMAHAYSPRAITRAVEAGVRSIEHGNLLDEASARVMKRHGAYLVPTLATYAALADEGARLGWTGEMLDKLARVKGRGLEAVRIAMAEGVPVVFGTDLLGHMQARQSEEFTIRSAVLSPVQILQSATIEAARLMRLEGQAGELVAGAWADVLLVDGDPTEDVSMLARPDTGIRLLMQAGRVLRSSLAA